CACTAGTCGAGCAAAAGAGGTCACTGTTTTGTGATATGTTCTTTAATCATTTTTTGTATGGCTTTTGTTCTTTAATGCAGCTGCTGACTTGCTTTTGTGGAGGAAGAGACATCATTCGTTGGGAGTTATCGTCTTATCAACCGTAGCTTGGCTTATATTCGAGTTTTCTGGATTGCCTTTCTTATCTGTTTCTTCAGATGTCTTACTGATCGTTGTTATAATATCATTCGTCCTTGCCCGGGCTTCTGGTTTTAGGAGCAGGTGCACATTGATTCTCACCACTCTATAGTCCtttttttatgtaatttgtTTGCTGTCTATGTGACTGATCCCTACCTTGTAAGCAGACATGTGAATTCGTTACCAGAGCTTGTTCTATCTGAGGAAATGGTGAATAGTGCCGCAGCTTCTTTGCGTATCAAACTTAATCACTTGCTTGTGATGGCTCATGATGTCACAGTTGGCAACGATTTTAGGCTCTTCTTCAAGGTTATGAAGTCACAAtgatactatttttttcttggaaTCTGAACAATTGGGCTTAGATGTGTTGACAGTCTTGACTATTTCTCTTTAACAGGTGGTGATTTGTCTGTGGCTTCTTTCTGCCATTGGTTGCTATATTTCTTTCTGCACTCTTGTTTATATCGGTTAGTAGCATTGAT
This portion of the Raphanus sativus cultivar WK10039 unplaced genomic scaffold, ASM80110v3 Scaffold0141, whole genome shotgun sequence genome encodes:
- the LOC108806004 gene encoding reticulon-like protein B16, with the translated sequence MDSSSDNEGDYDERNEGGSTSEDYRLLGRQVTVHQFMGGGKAADLLLWRKRHHSLGVIVLSTVAWLIFEFSGLPFLSVSSDVLLIVVIISFVLARASGFRSRHVNSLPELVLSEEMVNSAAASLRIKLNHLLVMAHDVTVGNDFRLFFKVVICLWLLSAIGCYISFCTLVYIGTILSVTIPALYSKYQSKVDKCCGLIHRQLTHHYKLVDENVISRLSWSFSKDKDS